One segment of Parvularcula sp. IMCC14364 DNA contains the following:
- a CDS encoding helix-turn-helix transcriptional regulator, with amino-acid sequence MIEDGKTDQVFQALASAARRQMLDLVRIHPGIAVGTLAESFDFTRIAVMKHLSVLESADLVISEKSGRTRKLYFNAIPIQIIYDRWSDEYSAYWSSKLTLIKYQAESKATNNTKETKNG; translated from the coding sequence ATGATTGAAGACGGTAAAACAGATCAGGTATTTCAGGCTCTGGCCAGTGCCGCGCGGCGGCAGATGCTAGATTTAGTTCGTATACACCCCGGCATCGCCGTTGGCACTTTGGCTGAATCTTTTGATTTCACGCGGATCGCTGTGATGAAGCACCTGAGTGTTCTCGAAAGCGCCGATCTGGTTATTTCAGAAAAGTCAGGGCGCACCAGAAAACTGTATTTCAACGCAATACCCATACAAATTATTTATGACCGATGGTCCGATGAGTACAGCGCCTATTGGAGTAGCAAACTGACACTCATCAAATATCAAGCCGAATCGAAAGCAACAAACAACACGAAAGAAACGAAAAATGGATAA